The following coding sequences are from one Odocoileus virginianus isolate 20LAN1187 ecotype Illinois chromosome 7, Ovbor_1.2, whole genome shotgun sequence window:
- the PPRC1 gene encoding peroxisome proliferator-activated receptor gamma coactivator-related protein 1 isoform X5, with protein sequence MAARRGRRDGIAPPASGGFGPDPGGGVRSSGWGSRSQAPYGTVGAVSGGEQALLHEEGDDSGFVSLSRLGPCLRDKDLEMEELILQDGALLGTMHSYMDASLISLIEDFGSLGESRLSLEDQNEVSLLTALTEILDNADSENLSPFDSIPDSELLVSPREGSSLHRLLNLSRTPPERDLITPTDPLGPSTGSSRVEMALTDPPWDFSPPSFLETSSPKLPSWRPPRSRPRWGQSPPPQQRSDGEEEEELAGFSSEMLAGELNNSVSSIPDFPMHLACPEEEDKTAAAAEMAVQAAGDESISSLSELVRAMHPYCLPNLTHLTALEDELQEQPDDLTLPEDCVVLEIVGQAATAGNDLEIPVVVRQIPAGPQPVLLDDTLEVSPALQLLMPPLEVETEAAVPKETLCPVDEGLSLDSKEKLESASMLEPREVMEPVAPKGPQNPPANAMLSSQRARKGRRKKSKEQPAACAEGYTRRLRSASRGQSTAVPEVTSQGGNLPQEDLQREVGPPHGRGKPRAWARAWAAALEKPSSVNVESSTEQASPAEEGPGDLCPSLVDPIQANPVSAHLSLVDSAQADPMPLDSAEADSTAVDPGPTATDTEPADPVLTNLASANSELVDPLPADPVLADSAAADPAAVVPISDDLPPVDPVLVKSVQVDSVPNDLSPADPVLVKSRPTDPRRGAVSSAQRNPAAQLLLESESSEPSKANSPEVREVVGPLKGETGTSTTTQEARPRPLSLSEYRRRRQQRQPEAEERTPQPPAGKWPSLPETPTGLADIPCLVIPPTPAKKTAPQRSPEAPPEACFGSVGPSPASPSPEPPVSKPMASPPTEQVPSQEKLLPARPPPPAMQPMPPTMPTALPFPTGGLGMTAVLPLPTNGQAVPSLPPPPLQPPSVPMSMGPVPPDPYTHYAPVPPWPCYPPVSPSGYPCLPPPPAVPLVSGTPGAYAVPPTCSVPWVPPPAPVPPYNSNCTYGPLGWGPGLQHPPFWPAVPPPPLPLTSVGRAVPPPKVEPGSIPAGPPESVPAVPMASPLSLGAAGHGAPQTEPTKVEVKPVPASPHLKHKASSPVHSPRVKAPPCVSAENVVVEEPASERLKPEPQETRPREKPPSPVAKAVPTPTPRQSATTKLPTVHPARLRKLSFLPTPRTQGPEDVVQAFISEIGIEASDLSSLLEQFEKSEAKKECPPPAPADSLAVGNSGSSCSSSGRSRRCSSSSSSSSSSSSSSSSSSSRSRSRSPSPRRRSDRRRRYSSYRSHDHYQRQRVLQKERAIEERRVVFIGKIPGRMTRSELKQRFSVFGEIEECTIHFRVQGDNYGFVTYRYAEEAFAAIESGHKLRQADEQPFDLCFGGRRQFCKRSYSDLDSNREDFDPAPVKSKFDSLDFDTLLKQAQKNLRR encoded by the exons ATGGCGGCGCGCCGGGGACGGAGAGACGGAATCGCGCCGCCTGCGAGTGGGGGCTTCGGCCCCGACCCTGGCGGTGGAGTGCGCAGCAGCGGTTGGGGGAGTCGGAGCCAAGCACCATATGGTACCGTGGGCGCTGTGAGTGGCGGGGAGCAG GCGCTGCTGCACGAGGAGGGCGATGATTCTGGCTTCGTCAGTCTGTCTCGGCTGGGCCCCTGTTTGAGGGACAAGGACCTGGAGATGGAGGAGCTGATACTGCAGGATGGGGCGCTGCTGGGGACCATGCACAGCTATATGGATGCCTCCCTCATCTCCCTCATTGAAGATTTTGGTAGCCTTGGAGAG AGCAGATTATCTCTGGAGGACCAGAATGAAGTGTCACTGCTCACAGCTCTGACGGAGATCTTGGACAATGCAGATTCTGAGAACCTATCTCCGTTTGACAGCATTCCTGACTCAGAGCTGCTCGTGTCACCTCGGGAGGGCTCCTCT cTGCACAGGTTGCTCAACCTCTCTCGGACACCCCCAGAACGTGACCTCATCACCCCAACTGACCCACTGGGACCCAGTACAGGCAGTAGTAGA GTTGAGATGGCGCTCACGGATCCCCCTTGGGACTTCTCTCCACCTTCCTTCTTGGAGACCTCCTCTCCTAAGCTTCCTAGTTGGAGACCCCCAAGGTCAAGACCCCGCTGGGGCcagtcccctcctccccagcagcGTAGtgatggggaggaagaggaggagttGGCTGGCTTCAGCAGTGAGATGCTTGCTGGGGAGCTCAACAACTCTGTGAGCAGCATCCCAGACTTCCCCATGCACCTAGCCTGTCCTGAGGAGGAAGACAAAACAGCGGCGGCAGCAGAGATGGCAGTGCAGGCAGCTGGAGACGAGAGCATCTCCTCCTTGAGTGAGCTGGTGCGGGCCATGCACCCGTACTGCCTGCCCAACCTCACCCACCTGACGGCTCTTGAGGATGAGCTTCAGGAGCAGCCGGATGACTTGACACTGCCTGAGGATTGTGTGGTGCTAGAGATTGTGGGTCAGGCGGCCACAGCTGGCAATGACCTGGAGATCCCAGTTGTGGTGCGACAGATCCCTGCTGGTCCCCAGCCTGTGCTCCTGGATGACACGCTAGAGGTCAGTCCGGCCTTGCAGCTGCTCATGCCACCACTAGAGGTGGAGACAGAGGCTGCTGTTCCCAAGGAAACCCTCTGCCCTGTGGATGAGGGCTTGTCACTGGACTCAAAGGAAAAGTTGGAGTCAGCCTCCATGTTGGAGCCCAGGGAGGTCATGGAGCCTGTGGCGCCCAAGGGGCCtcagaatccaccagccaatgcaatGCTAAGTTCCCAGAGGGCTCgaaagggcaggaggaaaaagagcaAGGAGCAGCCAGCTGCCTGTGCAGAGGGCTACACCAGGAGGCTGAGGTCGGCCTCTCGTGGGCAGTCTACAGCTGTTCCAGAGGTGACCTCTCAGGGAGGCAACCTGCCTCAGGAGGACCTGCAAAGAGAGGTGGGCCCCCCCCATGGTAGAGGGAAGCCCCGGGCCTGGGCTCGGGCCTGGGCAGCTGCCTTGGAGAAGCCTAGCTCTGTGAACGTGGAGAGCAGTACTGAACAAGCTAGTCCTGCTGAAGAAGGTCCTGGAGACCTCTGCCCCAGCCTGGTTGACCCTATCCAAGCCAACCCTGTTTCAGCGCATCTCTCCCTGGTTGACTCTGCTCAAGCTGACCCCATGCCACTTGACTCTGCTGAAGCTGATTCCACTGCAGTTGACCCTGGTCCCACTGCGACTGACACTGAACCTGCTGACCCTGTGCTAACTAACCTTGCTTCAGCAAACTCAGAGCTGGTTGACCCTCTCCCAGCTGACCCAGTCCTGGCTGACTCAGCAGCAGCTGACCCTGCAGCAGTTGTTCCCATCTCAGACGACTTGCCTCCAGTTGACCCTGTCCTGGTCAAGTCAGTACAAGTTGACTCTGTTCCCAATGACCTGTCTCCAGCTGACCCGGTACTAGTTAAGTCTAGGCCAACTGATCCCAGACGTGGTGCAGTATCATCAGCCCAGAGGAATCCAGCCGCCCAGCTCCTGCTGGAATCAGAGTCCTCAGAGCCCTCAAAGGCCAACAGtcctgaagtcagggaggttgtAGGTCCTCTGAAGGGGGAAACTGGTACCAGTACCACAACCCAGGAAGCCAGGCCGCGGCCTCTTAGCCTATCTGAGTATCGGCGACGAAGGCAGCAGCGCCAGCCAGAGGCCGAAGAGAGGACCCCCCAGCCTCCAGCTGGGAAGTGGCCCAGCCTCCCAGAAACTCCCACAGGACTGGCAGACATCCCTTGTCTTGTCATCCCTCCAACCCCAGCCAAGAAGACAGCTCCGCAGAGAAGCCCTGAGGCTCCTCCTGAGGCTTGCTTTGGGTCTGtgggccccagccctgcctctcctAGTCCTGAGCCACCTGTGAGCAAACCTATGGCCTCACCTCCTACTGAGCAGGTGCCATCCCAAGAGAAACTGCTGCCGGCAAGACCGCCACCTCCTGCTATGCAACCCATGCCCCCCACAATGCCCACTGCTCTGCCTTTTCCCACGGGTGGGCTGGGCATGACTGCTGTGCTCCCCCTTCCCACAAATGGGCAAGCTGTCCCCAGtctgcccccaccacccctgcAGCCTCCTAGTGTTCCGATGTCTATGGGGCCAGTGCCACCTGACCCCTATACTCACTATGCCCCTGTGCCACCCTGGCCTTGTTATCCTCCCGTGTCCCCTTCTGGCTATCCTTGCCTGCCCCCCCCACCAGCGGTGCCCCTAGTGTCTGGTACTCCAGGTGCCTATGCTGTGCCCCCCACTTGCAGTGTGCCTTGGGtacctcctcctgccccagtcccACCTTATAATTCCAACTGTACCTATGGGCCCTTGGGATGGGGCCCAGGGCTGCAACACCCTCCGTTTTGGCCTGCTGTTCCTCCACCTCCTTTGCCTCTAACCTCAGTTGGAAGAGCTGTCCCCCCACCCAAGGTGGAGCCTGGTAGCATCCCAGCTGGCCCTCCTGAAAGTGTGCCAGCCGTGCCAATGGCTTCTCCCCTCAGTCTTGGGGCGGCTGGCCACGGAGCGCCACAGACAGAGCCCACCAAGGTGGAGGTCAAGCCAGTGCCCGCATCTCCCCATCTGAAACACAAGGCGTCCTCCCCGGTGCACAGCCCTCGGGTCAAGGCTCCACCGTGTGTGTCTGCTGAGAATGTGGTTGTTGAGGAGCCTGCATCAGAGAGGCTAAAGCCTGAGCCGCAGGAGACTAGGCCCAGGGAGAAACCACCCTCTCCTGTTGCCAAGGCTGTTCCCACACCAACACCAAGGCAGAGCGCTACCACCAAACTGCCTACTGTCCACCCAGCCCGTCTAAGGAAACTGTCCTTTCTACCTACCCCACGAACCCAGGGTCCTGAGGACGTGGTGCAGGCTTTCATCAGTGAGATTG GAATTGAGGCGTCGGACCTGTCCAGTCTGCTGGAGCAATTTGAGAAATCAGAAG ccaaaaaggAGTGCCCTCCCCCGGCTCCTGCTGACAGCCTGGCTGTAGGAAACTCAGG GTCCAGTTGTAGTTCCTCTGGACGTTCCCGAAGatgctcttcctcttcctcctcatcatcttcctcctcatcttcctcctcctcatctagTTCCCGAAGCCGGTCCCGCTCTCCATCTCCTCGCCGGAGAAGTGACAGGAGGCGGCG GTACAGTTCTTATCGTTCACACGACCATTACCAAAGGCAGAGAGTTCTGCAGAAGGAGCGTGCAATA GAAGAAAGAAGAGTGGTCTTCATTGGGAAGATACCTGGCCGCATGACTCGGTCAGAGCTGAAACAGAGGTTCTCTGTTTTTGGGGAGATTGAGGAGTGCACCATCCACTTCCGTGTCCAAGG TGACAACTATGGCTTCGTCACTTACCGCTATGCCGAGGAGGCATTTGCAGCCATCGAGAGTGGCCACAAGCTGAGGCAGGCAGATGAACAGCCCTTTGATCTCTGCTTTGGGGGCCGCAGGCAGTTCTGCAAGAGAAGCTATTCTGATCTTG ACTCCAACCGGGAAGACTTTGACCCTGCTCCTGTAAAGAGCAAATTTGATTCTCTTGACTTTGACACATTGTTGAAACAGGCCCAGAAGAACCTCAGGAGGTAA
- the PPRC1 gene encoding peroxisome proliferator-activated receptor gamma coactivator-related protein 1 isoform X3, which produces MVKDFPDALLHEEGDDSGFVSLSRLGPCLRDKDLEMEELILQDGALLGTMHSYMDASLISLIEDFGSLGESRLSLEDQNEVSLLTALTEILDNADSENLSPFDSIPDSELLVSPREGSSLHRLLNLSRTPPERDLITPTDPLGPSTGSSRVEMALTDPPWDFSPPSFLETSSPKLPSWRPPRSRPRWGQSPPPQQRSDGEEEEELAGFSSEMLAGELNNSVSSIPDFPMHLACPEEEDKTAAAAEMAVQAAGDESISSLSELVRAMHPYCLPNLTHLTALEDELQEQPDDLTLPEDCVVLEIVGQAATAGNDLEIPVVVRQIPAGPQPVLLDDTLEVSPALQLLMPPLEVETEAAVPKETLCPVDEGLSLDSKEKLESASMLEPREVMEPVAPKGPQNPPANAMLSSQRARKGRRKKSKEQPAACAEGYTRRLRSASRGQSTAVPEVTSQGGNLPQEDLQREVGPPHGRGKPRAWARAWAAALEKPSSVNVESSTEQASPAEEGPGDLCPSLVDPIQANPVSAHLSLVDSAQADPMPLDSAEADSTAVDPGPTATDTEPADPVLTNLASANSELVDPLPADPVLADSAAADPAAVVPISDDLPPVDPVLVKSVQVDSVPNDLSPADPVLVKSRPTDPRRGAVSSAQRNPAAQLLLESESSEPSKANSPEVREVVGPLKGETGTSTTTQEARPRPLSLSEYRRRRQQRQPEAEERTPQPPAGKWPSLPETPTGLADIPCLVIPPTPAKKTAPQRSPEAPPEACFGSVGPSPASPSPEPPVSKPMASPPTEQVPSQEKLLPARPPPPAMQPMPPTMPTALPFPTGGLGMTAVLPLPTNGQAVPSLPPPPLQPPSVPMSMGPVPPDPYTHYAPVPPWPCYPPVSPSGYPCLPPPPAVPLVSGTPGAYAVPPTCSVPWVPPPAPVPPYNSNCTYGPLGWGPGLQHPPFWPAVPPPPLPLTSVGRAVPPPKVEPGSIPAGPPESVPAVPMASPLSLGAAGHGAPQTEPTKVEVKPVPASPHLKHKASSPVHSPRVKAPPCVSAENVVVEEPASERLKPEPQETRPREKPPSPVAKAVPTPTPRQSATTKLPTVHPARLRKLSFLPTPRTQGPEDVVQAFISEIGIEASDLSSLLEQFEKSEAKKECPPPAPADSLAVGNSGSVDTPQEKRPLDRLQAPELANVAGLTPPATPPHQLWKPLAAVSLLAKAKSPKSTAQEGTLKPEGVTEAKHPAAARLHGGVHGPSPVHVGSGDHDYCVRSRTPPKKTPALVIPEVGSRWNVKRHQDITIKPVLSLGPATSVPPGTAASQKPLDHRTSKEQADPQIPCLAPSALLSPEASPCRNDTNTRTLPDPSAKQQSLRCYRKACRSASPSSRGWQGLRGRSSRSVSSGSTRTSEASSSSSSSSSSSSRSRSRSRSLSPPHKRWRRSSCSSSGRSRRCSSSSSSSSSSSSSSSSSSSRSRSRSPSPRRRSDRRRRYSSYRSHDHYQRQRVLQKERAIEERRVVFIGKIPGRMTRSELKQRFSVFGEIEECTIHFRVQGDNYGFVTYRYAEEAFAAIESGHKLRQADEQPFDLCFGGRRQFCKRSYSDLDSNREDFDPAPVKSKFDSLDFDTLLKQAQKNLRR; this is translated from the exons ATGGTGAAGGACTTTCCAGAT GCGCTGCTGCACGAGGAGGGCGATGATTCTGGCTTCGTCAGTCTGTCTCGGCTGGGCCCCTGTTTGAGGGACAAGGACCTGGAGATGGAGGAGCTGATACTGCAGGATGGGGCGCTGCTGGGGACCATGCACAGCTATATGGATGCCTCCCTCATCTCCCTCATTGAAGATTTTGGTAGCCTTGGAGAG AGCAGATTATCTCTGGAGGACCAGAATGAAGTGTCACTGCTCACAGCTCTGACGGAGATCTTGGACAATGCAGATTCTGAGAACCTATCTCCGTTTGACAGCATTCCTGACTCAGAGCTGCTCGTGTCACCTCGGGAGGGCTCCTCT cTGCACAGGTTGCTCAACCTCTCTCGGACACCCCCAGAACGTGACCTCATCACCCCAACTGACCCACTGGGACCCAGTACAGGCAGTAGTAGA GTTGAGATGGCGCTCACGGATCCCCCTTGGGACTTCTCTCCACCTTCCTTCTTGGAGACCTCCTCTCCTAAGCTTCCTAGTTGGAGACCCCCAAGGTCAAGACCCCGCTGGGGCcagtcccctcctccccagcagcGTAGtgatggggaggaagaggaggagttGGCTGGCTTCAGCAGTGAGATGCTTGCTGGGGAGCTCAACAACTCTGTGAGCAGCATCCCAGACTTCCCCATGCACCTAGCCTGTCCTGAGGAGGAAGACAAAACAGCGGCGGCAGCAGAGATGGCAGTGCAGGCAGCTGGAGACGAGAGCATCTCCTCCTTGAGTGAGCTGGTGCGGGCCATGCACCCGTACTGCCTGCCCAACCTCACCCACCTGACGGCTCTTGAGGATGAGCTTCAGGAGCAGCCGGATGACTTGACACTGCCTGAGGATTGTGTGGTGCTAGAGATTGTGGGTCAGGCGGCCACAGCTGGCAATGACCTGGAGATCCCAGTTGTGGTGCGACAGATCCCTGCTGGTCCCCAGCCTGTGCTCCTGGATGACACGCTAGAGGTCAGTCCGGCCTTGCAGCTGCTCATGCCACCACTAGAGGTGGAGACAGAGGCTGCTGTTCCCAAGGAAACCCTCTGCCCTGTGGATGAGGGCTTGTCACTGGACTCAAAGGAAAAGTTGGAGTCAGCCTCCATGTTGGAGCCCAGGGAGGTCATGGAGCCTGTGGCGCCCAAGGGGCCtcagaatccaccagccaatgcaatGCTAAGTTCCCAGAGGGCTCgaaagggcaggaggaaaaagagcaAGGAGCAGCCAGCTGCCTGTGCAGAGGGCTACACCAGGAGGCTGAGGTCGGCCTCTCGTGGGCAGTCTACAGCTGTTCCAGAGGTGACCTCTCAGGGAGGCAACCTGCCTCAGGAGGACCTGCAAAGAGAGGTGGGCCCCCCCCATGGTAGAGGGAAGCCCCGGGCCTGGGCTCGGGCCTGGGCAGCTGCCTTGGAGAAGCCTAGCTCTGTGAACGTGGAGAGCAGTACTGAACAAGCTAGTCCTGCTGAAGAAGGTCCTGGAGACCTCTGCCCCAGCCTGGTTGACCCTATCCAAGCCAACCCTGTTTCAGCGCATCTCTCCCTGGTTGACTCTGCTCAAGCTGACCCCATGCCACTTGACTCTGCTGAAGCTGATTCCACTGCAGTTGACCCTGGTCCCACTGCGACTGACACTGAACCTGCTGACCCTGTGCTAACTAACCTTGCTTCAGCAAACTCAGAGCTGGTTGACCCTCTCCCAGCTGACCCAGTCCTGGCTGACTCAGCAGCAGCTGACCCTGCAGCAGTTGTTCCCATCTCAGACGACTTGCCTCCAGTTGACCCTGTCCTGGTCAAGTCAGTACAAGTTGACTCTGTTCCCAATGACCTGTCTCCAGCTGACCCGGTACTAGTTAAGTCTAGGCCAACTGATCCCAGACGTGGTGCAGTATCATCAGCCCAGAGGAATCCAGCCGCCCAGCTCCTGCTGGAATCAGAGTCCTCAGAGCCCTCAAAGGCCAACAGtcctgaagtcagggaggttgtAGGTCCTCTGAAGGGGGAAACTGGTACCAGTACCACAACCCAGGAAGCCAGGCCGCGGCCTCTTAGCCTATCTGAGTATCGGCGACGAAGGCAGCAGCGCCAGCCAGAGGCCGAAGAGAGGACCCCCCAGCCTCCAGCTGGGAAGTGGCCCAGCCTCCCAGAAACTCCCACAGGACTGGCAGACATCCCTTGTCTTGTCATCCCTCCAACCCCAGCCAAGAAGACAGCTCCGCAGAGAAGCCCTGAGGCTCCTCCTGAGGCTTGCTTTGGGTCTGtgggccccagccctgcctctcctAGTCCTGAGCCACCTGTGAGCAAACCTATGGCCTCACCTCCTACTGAGCAGGTGCCATCCCAAGAGAAACTGCTGCCGGCAAGACCGCCACCTCCTGCTATGCAACCCATGCCCCCCACAATGCCCACTGCTCTGCCTTTTCCCACGGGTGGGCTGGGCATGACTGCTGTGCTCCCCCTTCCCACAAATGGGCAAGCTGTCCCCAGtctgcccccaccacccctgcAGCCTCCTAGTGTTCCGATGTCTATGGGGCCAGTGCCACCTGACCCCTATACTCACTATGCCCCTGTGCCACCCTGGCCTTGTTATCCTCCCGTGTCCCCTTCTGGCTATCCTTGCCTGCCCCCCCCACCAGCGGTGCCCCTAGTGTCTGGTACTCCAGGTGCCTATGCTGTGCCCCCCACTTGCAGTGTGCCTTGGGtacctcctcctgccccagtcccACCTTATAATTCCAACTGTACCTATGGGCCCTTGGGATGGGGCCCAGGGCTGCAACACCCTCCGTTTTGGCCTGCTGTTCCTCCACCTCCTTTGCCTCTAACCTCAGTTGGAAGAGCTGTCCCCCCACCCAAGGTGGAGCCTGGTAGCATCCCAGCTGGCCCTCCTGAAAGTGTGCCAGCCGTGCCAATGGCTTCTCCCCTCAGTCTTGGGGCGGCTGGCCACGGAGCGCCACAGACAGAGCCCACCAAGGTGGAGGTCAAGCCAGTGCCCGCATCTCCCCATCTGAAACACAAGGCGTCCTCCCCGGTGCACAGCCCTCGGGTCAAGGCTCCACCGTGTGTGTCTGCTGAGAATGTGGTTGTTGAGGAGCCTGCATCAGAGAGGCTAAAGCCTGAGCCGCAGGAGACTAGGCCCAGGGAGAAACCACCCTCTCCTGTTGCCAAGGCTGTTCCCACACCAACACCAAGGCAGAGCGCTACCACCAAACTGCCTACTGTCCACCCAGCCCGTCTAAGGAAACTGTCCTTTCTACCTACCCCACGAACCCAGGGTCCTGAGGACGTGGTGCAGGCTTTCATCAGTGAGATTG GAATTGAGGCGTCGGACCTGTCCAGTCTGCTGGAGCAATTTGAGAAATCAGAAG ccaaaaaggAGTGCCCTCCCCCGGCTCCTGCTGACAGCCTGGCTGTAGGAAACTCAGG CAGCGTTGACACTCCCCAGGAGAAGAGGCCCCTAGACCGGTTACAAGCCCCAGAACTGGCCAACGTGGCAG GGCTCACCCCTCCAGCTACCCCTCCCCATCAGTTATGGAAGCCCCTGGCTGCTGTCTCTCTGCTGGCCAAAGCCAAATCTCCTAAGTCCACCGCCCAGGAGGGAACCCTGAAGCCTGAAGGAGTTACGGAGGCCAAACATCCAGCTGCAGCCCGCCTCCACGGAGGGGTCCATGGCCCTAGTCCAGTCCATGTGGGCTCTGGGGACCATGACTATTGTGTTCGGAGCaggacccccccaaaaaagacgCCTGCCCTAGTCATTCCAGAGGTGGGCTCCCGATGGAACGTCAAACGCCATCAGGATATCACCATCAAGCCCGTCTTGTCCCTGGGCCCAGCCACCTCTGTGCCTCCAGGCACAGCTGCCTCCCAGAAGCCACTTGATCACAGGACTAGCAAAGAGCAGGCAGATCCCCAAATTCCTTGCCTTGCCCCGTCTGCCTTGCTGTCCCCTGAGGCCTCACCCTGCCGGAATGACACGAACACTAGGACTCTCCCTGACCCCTCAGCCAAGCAGCAGTCACTGCGCTGTTACCGAAAAGCCTGCAGGTCAGCCAGCCCCTCAAGCCGGGGCTGGCAAGGCCTCCGTGGCCGCAGCAGCCGTTCTGTCAGCTCTGGGTCCACCCGGACCAGCGAAGcatcttcctcctcatcctcatCGTCGtcttcctcatcccgatcccggTCCCGGTCCCGGTCCCTCTCCCCCCCACACAAGAGGTGGCGAAG GTCCAGTTGTAGTTCCTCTGGACGTTCCCGAAGatgctcttcctcttcctcctcatcatcttcctcctcatcttcctcctcctcatctagTTCCCGAAGCCGGTCCCGCTCTCCATCTCCTCGCCGGAGAAGTGACAGGAGGCGGCG GTACAGTTCTTATCGTTCACACGACCATTACCAAAGGCAGAGAGTTCTGCAGAAGGAGCGTGCAATA GAAGAAAGAAGAGTGGTCTTCATTGGGAAGATACCTGGCCGCATGACTCGGTCAGAGCTGAAACAGAGGTTCTCTGTTTTTGGGGAGATTGAGGAGTGCACCATCCACTTCCGTGTCCAAGG TGACAACTATGGCTTCGTCACTTACCGCTATGCCGAGGAGGCATTTGCAGCCATCGAGAGTGGCCACAAGCTGAGGCAGGCAGATGAACAGCCCTTTGATCTCTGCTTTGGGGGCCGCAGGCAGTTCTGCAAGAGAAGCTATTCTGATCTTG ACTCCAACCGGGAAGACTTTGACCCTGCTCCTGTAAAGAGCAAATTTGATTCTCTTGACTTTGACACATTGTTGAAACAGGCCCAGAAGAACCTCAGGAGGTAA